A stretch of the Drosophila gunungcola strain Sukarami unplaced genomic scaffold, Dgunungcola_SK_2 000206F, whole genome shotgun sequence genome encodes the following:
- the LOC128265992 gene encoding uncharacterized protein LOC128265992 — MLRLMASEPIHQRGSKLGPPVHPAVTHVHPVPLPSPPSEQQVEVSEHLLPRALALPLQELQPKEKIFHRVSLILPVEGYAPPLNSPLLVGGCRPHIGIQTRLLPEL; from the coding sequence ATGCTCCGTCTGATGGCATCGGAACCTATCCATCAGCGAGGCTCGAAGCTGGGACCACCTGTCCACCCTGCAGTGACGCACGTGCACCCAGTACCACTCCCGAGCCCGCCCAGTGAGCAGCAGGTGGAAGTTTCGGAGCACCTCTTGCCACGGGCATTGGCACTGCCGCTGCAGGAACTCCAACCGAAAGAGAAAATCTTCCACCGAGTTTCGCTCATCCTCCCCGTCGAAGGATACGCCCCACCGCTCAATTCGCCATTGCTGGTTGGCGGCTGCCGGCCCCACATTGGCATACAGACGCGGCTCCTCCCGGAACTCTGA